The window CCCCCACTTCGACGAGATAGAGGATCATCTCGTTGTCGCCGCGCGAGGCGGCGTTGTGCAGCGCCGTGTAGCCGTTGTGGTCGCGGACGTTCACGTCCGCGCCCAGTTCCTCTACGAGGTACTTCACGGCAGGTATCCAGCCTTCGGGCGTATGGCGGTGCGCGTTGCCCGCGAACCCCTCGCCGTACCCGACGCCGGAGGCCGCGTGGATCGGCATTACGCCCGGTCCGCCCGGGGGCACGGGCGGCAACCCCGAGGCGTCCGGCGCGTTCGCCCGCGCCCGGTCCGCCGCTTCGGCGGCCTCGATCAGCTTGGCCCTCACGTCTTCCGTGAGGTTGTCGAGATCCTTGTCGGGGAACTCCTCCTGCTCCTCCTCCGGCAACTGCTCCCGAATGTCCTGGAGCAGCTTGAGGCGCTCCTCCTGTGGGAGTTCGGCGTACGATGAGTCGCGCAGCGCGTTCAGCGCCTGTTGCCGCAGAAATTCGTCCGGGGAGAGACGCTGGCGCCGGGGGGGCGCCTTGGTCGGGATGTTCGGGTCGGCCCCGTACTCGACGAGGAGCTTCATCGCCTCGACGTCCGTCGCGTAGGCGGCACGCCAGAAGGCGGTGGCGCCGTTCGTGTCGACGAGACCGCAGTTCCGGTTGCCGCAGCCGGTGTAGACCATGTACCACGGATGCCGCGTGATCCGGTGGTTGGGGTCCGCGCCCGCATCGAGCAGCGCGCGCGCCACCTCCAGGTAGTTCGCGCTCTGGAGCGGGCGCTCCTGCGGTTGCGGGAACCGCGTGCGCGGCTGCCAGCGGGCGTTGATGACGGCCCACAGCGGCGAGACACCGTTGAGTTCGGCGGCGATGTTCGGGTCCGCACCCCGCTCGAGGAGCATGAGCACGAGGTCGAACTGGCCGTTGATCGCGGCCATCACGAGCGGGCTCGTCCCGTCCGCCGCGCTCACCACGTCGATGTCCGCTCCTCCGTCGAGGAGGGCGACGGTCGACTCCACGTACCCCTGCCGCACCGCGTGCAGGAGCGGCGTGAGGCCGCCGATCTTCTCGACCGGGGGCAGGAAGAGACGGCTGAAGTCGCTCTCGTCCTCTTCTTCCTCCTCCTCCTCGGGGAGGCCTTCGGCATACGCCTCGCGGCCTGCCCGCACGGCGGCCTGAAGCTCGCCGGGCGTCGGGGTGCGCGCCTCATCTCCCTCTCCGGTGAAGGCCTCGAGCACCTCCGTCTCACGCTGCCGCGCCAGGCGGTCCAGCTTTTCCTGCTCGATGATATCGATGACGAGCGACGTGACGTCGGGGTCCGCGCCGCCCTCCAGGAGCGCGCGGATCGCGTCGGCCCGGTTTCCGGCCGCGGCGAACGTGAGCGGCGTCTGGCCCCACTCCGTCTCGACCGCGTCGGGATCCGCGCCCGCGTCGAGCAGCACCCGGATCGCGTCGGGGTCGCCGGACGCCGCGGCGAGATGGAGCGGCGTGGCGCCGCTGTTCGCGGTCAGGGCCATCGCGTCCGAACCCGCCGCGACCAAGCTGCCGAGAATCTCCGCCGAGCCCCGGCGCGCCGCGAGGTGGAGCGGCGTGTACTGCCCGATCCGCGTGACGGCCGCCACGTCGGCCCCGGCGTAGATGAGCATGTCGGCGAGTTCCGCGTCGCCCCTGTCGGCGGCCCAGTGCAGGGCGGTCATGCCGTCTCCCTGCGCCGCGTTGACGTCGAGCCCCTGCCGCAGGAGTTCGCGCACCGTCTCGACTTCGCCGCGCATGGCGGCGTCGGCGACGGGCGAATCGGGCGGCGAATGGGGCGGCGTCCCCGCCGAGACGAGGACGGCCGCGCAGAGGACCGCGAAGGCGTGCCGGAGCCTGCCCGCCCGCACGTTCAGGTCCCCGCGTCCGTCGCGACCGGGTCGGCCTGGTTGAGCGACATCGGGCCGGTACTGTCGCCGAACTCGTGCATGTCGTCGACGCCGAGGCCGTGCAGGACGGACAGCATGGCGTTCGCCATCGGCGTCCCGTCGGGCGCCTTGATGTGCAGGTCGCCCTCGAGCATCCCGTTGCCGTGTCCGAGCAGGAAGAGCGGCGCCCGGCGGTGGTTGTGCAGGTTCGCATCGGCCATCGGCGACCCCCACAGCACCACGCTCTGGTCGAGCAGGCTCGACTCGCCGTGCATCGTGTTCTTCAGCTTGTCGATCAGGTACGGGAGCTGACCCACGCGGAACTGGTTGATCCTGTTGAACTCCAGCACCGCCTCCTCCCGGTTCCCGTGGTGGGAGGCCGGGTGGAAGGGCCGGTCCGACTCGCTGTCGGGGAAGACACGGTTCTGCGCGTCGCGCCCCGTCTTGAAGGAGATAACGCGCGTCATGTCGGTCTCGAGGGCGAGCACCTGGATGTCGAACAGCATCTGCATGTGCTCGGTGAACGAATCCGGCACGCCGGCCGGCGCCTCCGGCAGGGCGCGCTCCTCGCCGCTTGAGTTCCGCCCCTCGACCATCTGAATCCGGCGCTCGAGCTCGCGGACGTTCGTCAGGTACTGGTCCATGCGGCGCGCGTCTTCCGCGCCGAGGGTGCGCTGCACGGAGGAGACCTCGCCCGAGATCCAGTCGAGGATGCTGCGCCGCGTGGCCCGCCGCGCTGCCCGCTCCGCCTCGGTACCGCCGGCGCCGAACAGGAGGTCGAAGGCGACCCGCGGATCGCGGATCATGGGCAGCGGTTCCGTCGGCGACGCCCAACTCAGCGAGTCGGTGTACGCGCACGAGTAGTTGTACGTGCAGCCGCCCGCCTGGTCGAGGTTCTCGATGCAGAACTGCATCGACGGCATCGGCGTCTCCTGGCCGAAGCGCTGCGCATAGATCTGATCCATCGAGGTTCCGCAGAAGATGTCGGACCCCTGCGTCTGCTTCGGGTGCGCCTGCGTGAGGAACACGGCGCTCGACCGGAAGTGGTCCCCGCCGATCTCGGGCGGCGTGAACGCCTCGGCGTTCCGCACATCCGTGTTGCTGATGATCGTCAGGTGCTCGCGGTACGGCCGCAGCGAGACGAGCGCGCTGTCATCGATGATCTCGAAGTCGCGTCCCGCCTTCTCCGGCGCGAAGAGAAACTTCGTCGCGCCGTGCTCGCGGTTGCACCCCGCGAGGCCGTGCACCTCCTCGATCGCGATGAGCCGGGTCCCCGTCCCCTCGGTCAGGCTCTTCGCGCTCGTCGATCCCCACAGACGGCCCGCCGGGACCATCGCATCGAGGAACGGCAGGGCGAGCGTGGCCCCGACCCCACGAATGAAGGTCCTGCGAGGCAGGTGCTGTCCGGTGATGAATTCCATGTTCTCCCTCTCGGAACGTCGGACCGTCGCCCGTCCGCACGGGCCGTCTAGCGGCGGTCTTCGGAAACCTCCTCGGAAACTTCCTCTTCTACCGCCGTCGCGGGCATGGCCCGCTTCATCCTGAAGGCGTCGCCGTTCACAACGCCCATGATCAGCGACGAAAGCTTGTAGTCGTCCTCTTCCGCATCCTCCACGACCGACCGGATCCAGGGCTGGTCGTAGTACTCCACGCGGCGGCCGAGCGCGTACGCGGCCAGGTTCTCCGTGAAGTTCCGGAGCAGCGGCAGCGGGCGCGTGAGGAGCGCATCGACGAGTTCAGGCGGCGTCTGAACCGCCGTCCCATCGTAGAAATCGCCACGCGTGTCGAGCGGCATCCCGTTCTCCCGCAGGCGCCACTTCCCGGTCACGTCGAAGTTGTCCAGCGCGAGGCCGATCGGGTCCATGAACCGGTGGCAGGAGCGACACGCCGGACTCGCCCGGTGCATCTCCATCCGCTCGCGCGTCGTGAGCAGCCGTCCGTCCATCGACTCTTCCGTCTCATCCAGGTCCGGCACCCCCGGCGGGGGCGGCGGGGGCGGCGTCCCCAGCAGGACCTCCATCACCCACTTGCCCCGCAGCACCGGCGATGTGCGGTTGGCCAGCGAGGTTAGGACGAGGACGCTGCCGTGGCCCAGGATCCCGACACGCTCGTCGCCGGGATAACTCACGCGCTGGAAGTCGCGCCCGGCCACACCGTCGAACCCGTAGTGATGGGCTAGGCGTTCGTTCACGAACGTGTAGTCCGCCCGGAAGAAATCGAGCACGCTCCGGCCCTCGCGGATGAGGCTCTGGAAGAGGAGTTCGGTCTCCCGCTTCATGGCGTCCGCGAGGTTCTCGTCGAAGTTCGGGTAGAAGTTGGGGTCGGGGCGGACCTTGTAGAGATCCTGCAGCCGCAGCCACTGCGACACGAAGCGCGAACTCAGCGCCTCGGAGCGGGGGTCGGCGAGCATGCGGCGCGCCTGCCGCTCCAGTTCGCCGGTATCGGACAGCCGCCCTTCGACCGCCGCAGTCCGCAGTTCCTCGTCGGGCGGAAGGCCCCAGAGGAAGAACGAGAGCCGCGACGCGAGATCGATGTCCTCCAGCGCGTAGGCCTCTCCGCTCCTGACGCCTTCGGGCTCGCGCTCGAGCCGGAGGACGAAGAAGGGGCTCGCGAGGATGGCCTCGAGAGCCATGCGCACGCCGACCTCGAACCCGCCCTGCTCGACGCCCATGTCGTAGAACGTCATCAGGCCGTCGACCTCGCTCGGTTCGAGCGGGCGGCGGTAGGCGCTGCGCGCCAGGTCGGTCAGGATGCCGCGGGCGCAGGGCCGCTCCTCGTCCGACGACGTGGGACGGCAGGTGAAGATGCGCTTGCGGATCGGCGACTCCGACACGCCGGTCGGGTTGTACGGCCCGCCGACGATGAGATCCTGCAGGTGCGGCAGCGTCGTGACGCCGCCCCCGCCCGAACCGCCGCCGGCGTTGGACCACGCGTGCGGCCGGATCAGATCCTCGTACGGCCCCTCCTGCTTCCGGATGAAGGCGGCGGACACGCGGTGCTGGCCGGCGCGGACGAAGACCGGTTCCGAGCCGACGGGCGTGAAGCCGCGGTCATCCGCCCCACCGCCGCGCCGCGTGTAGTGGAGGAGCGCGACCCGCTCGCCGTCGATCGAGATGTCGACGTCCTCCATGCGGGAGTTCGCGCCGGAGGTGAAGACGAGCGAGAAGGTGTATTCGCCATCGGCCGGGAACGTGTGCTCCACGACCATCCCGCCGCGCGTCCCGAATGGGGCCCCTTCCACGTGGTCCCACGGGTGCTGCGAGACGTACTGGGAGTTCTTGTACGTCGTATTGACGGCGGGAGCGTTGCGGTCGCCCACCGCCATGCGGCTGATCTCCGCCGCCCCGTTCAAGTAGGCGTCGAGGAGCGTCGGCGAGAGCGCCTGTACGTCCGCGATGTTGTCGAAGTTGGCGCTCATCTGGTCGTTGGGGAGCCACTTCCCGGCGTCGACCTCGAGGCCCAGCAGGTCGC is drawn from Candidatus Palauibacter polyketidifaciens and contains these coding sequences:
- a CDS encoding DUF1552 domain-containing protein, which codes for MEFITGQHLPRRTFIRGVGATLALPFLDAMVPAGRLWGSTSAKSLTEGTGTRLIAIEEVHGLAGCNREHGATKFLFAPEKAGRDFEIIDDSALVSLRPYREHLTIISNTDVRNAEAFTPPEIGGDHFRSSAVFLTQAHPKQTQGSDIFCGTSMDQIYAQRFGQETPMPSMQFCIENLDQAGGCTYNYSCAYTDSLSWASPTEPLPMIRDPRVAFDLLFGAGGTEAERAARRATRRSILDWISGEVSSVQRTLGAEDARRMDQYLTNVRELERRIQMVEGRNSSGEERALPEAPAGVPDSFTEHMQMLFDIQVLALETDMTRVISFKTGRDAQNRVFPDSESDRPFHPASHHGNREEAVLEFNRINQFRVGQLPYLIDKLKNTMHGESSLLDQSVVLWGSPMADANLHNHRRAPLFLLGHGNGMLEGDLHIKAPDGTPMANAMLSVLHGLGVDDMHEFGDSTGPMSLNQADPVATDAGT
- a CDS encoding ankyrin repeat domain-containing protein; protein product: MRAGRLRHAFAVLCAAVLVSAGTPPHSPPDSPVADAAMRGEVETVRELLRQGLDVNAAQGDGMTALHWAADRGDAELADMLIYAGADVAAVTRIGQYTPLHLAARRGSAEILGSLVAAGSDAMALTANSGATPLHLAAASGDPDAIRVLLDAGADPDAVETEWGQTPLTFAAAGNRADAIRALLEGGADPDVTSLVIDIIEQEKLDRLARQRETEVLEAFTGEGDEARTPTPGELQAAVRAGREAYAEGLPEEEEEEEDESDFSRLFLPPVEKIGGLTPLLHAVRQGYVESTVALLDGGADIDVVSAADGTSPLVMAAINGQFDLVLMLLERGADPNIAAELNGVSPLWAVINARWQPRTRFPQPQERPLQSANYLEVARALLDAGADPNHRITRHPWYMVYTGCGNRNCGLVDTNGATAFWRAAYATDVEAMKLLVEYGADPNIPTKAPPRRQRLSPDEFLRQQALNALRDSSYAELPQEERLKLLQDIREQLPEEEQEEFPDKDLDNLTEDVRAKLIEAAEAADRARANAPDASGLPPVPPGGPGVMPIHAASGVGYGEGFAGNAHRHTPEGWIPAVKYLVEELGADVNVRDHNGYTALHNAASRGDNEMILYLVEVG
- a CDS encoding DUF1592 domain-containing protein; amino-acid sequence: MMAIRTVGAALALVLAVPASLSAQEGRVASAAAVEGAAGQPGVGSVAEFVHTPAPSPSPATAAPVMAGPNDIVQGVCTNCHNSRRFAGNLDLEPFDVDAADEEAETAEKMIRKLRAGMMPPPGVRRPAEEELLELVETLETIVDDAAALDPNPGGRTFQRLNRPEYERAIRDLLGLEVDAGKWLPNDQMSANFDNIADVQALSPTLLDAYLNGAAEISRMAVGDRNAPAVNTTYKNSQYVSQHPWDHVEGAPFGTRGGMVVEHTFPADGEYTFSLVFTSGANSRMEDVDISIDGERVALLHYTRRGGGADDRGFTPVGSEPVFVRAGQHRVSAAFIRKQEGPYEDLIRPHAWSNAGGGSGGGGVTTLPHLQDLIVGGPYNPTGVSESPIRKRIFTCRPTSSDEERPCARGILTDLARSAYRRPLEPSEVDGLMTFYDMGVEQGGFEVGVRMALEAILASPFFVLRLEREPEGVRSGEAYALEDIDLASRLSFFLWGLPPDEELRTAAVEGRLSDTGELERQARRMLADPRSEALSSRFVSQWLRLQDLYKVRPDPNFYPNFDENLADAMKRETELLFQSLIREGRSVLDFFRADYTFVNERLAHHYGFDGVAGRDFQRVSYPGDERVGILGHGSVLVLTSLANRTSPVLRGKWVMEVLLGTPPPPPPPGVPDLDETEESMDGRLLTTRERMEMHRASPACRSCHRFMDPIGLALDNFDVTGKWRLRENGMPLDTRGDFYDGTAVQTPPELVDALLTRPLPLLRNFTENLAAYALGRRVEYYDQPWIRSVVEDAEEDDYKLSSLIMGVVNGDAFRMKRAMPATAVEEEVSEEVSEDRR